CGAAAGAAAAATGAACATTTCGCCCTTTATTCTTGAAATATCAACAGCATACGAAGGGAGAACACCCATGACTTACATAGTACGTACACATCAGCTGACCAAAACTCTGAAGGGCAATGAAATTGTAGCAGGGGTCAGTATGAATGTGCGCAAGGGAGAAACCTATGGCTTTCTCGGTCCCAATGGAGCGGGCAAGACGACGGTGATGAAAATGATTACCAATCTGCTCAAGCCGACCTTGGGCGAGATTGAATTGTTCGGTGAAAAGCTAACGCCACAGTCTTATCATCTGCTCGGACGGATGGGTTCGATTATTGAATATCCGATTTTTTATGAAAGGCTGACAGCTCAGCAAAATCTCGAACTTCATTGTGAATACATGGGCTATTATAATAAGCAGGCTGTCCGGGATGCACTGGAATTAGTGAATTTGCGGAATGCAGATGACAAGCCGGTAAAAGACTTTTCACTCGGAATGAAGCAGCGTCTCGGGATTGCCCGAGCCATTGCGACCAAGCCTGAGTTACTCATTTTAGATGAACCGATTAACGGTCTGGACCCAGTGGGAATTAAGGAAATTCGGCAGTTATTCCATATGCTATGCAAGGAATATGGGATGACGCTGCTCGTGTCCAGTCATATATTAGCGGAAATTGAGCAGATTGCGGATACGATAGGCGTGATTAATCACGGACGGCTGATTGAGGAAGTTTCGATGGAACAGGTACGGGATACCAATACTGAATACATCGAATTTACGACCAACGATTGTAAAAAGGCAGCCTACGTCCTCTCCCATCATCTGAGTCTGAATAATATAAGGGTGCTGAATGAACGTAGTATACGTATTTACGACACTAGTGTACCGCAAAAGCAAATTACGAAAACGCTCATTTTAAATGATGTAGAGGTCGATTCCATTCATCAGAAGAGCAGTACGCTGGAAGACTACTTTTTACGTCTGTTACATGGAGGGGATCACCATGCTTAAATTGATACAGTTGGAGATGAAAAAGCTTCATCTAGCGGGTTATATCCGTTCAGCGCTGATCGCCAACGCTTGCATTCTAGGGTTACTTAGTACTATTGGGCTGGACAGCCACATTGAAGGAGTACCCGAATTTAGACAGTACGCTCAGCTTCTCGATCTCATGGACAATATGGTGAGGGCCACGTTTATTGTATTTGCCTCCGTCCTGCTATGCCGTTTTATCGTAGGAGAATTTAAATCCAAATCGATTACAATCTTGTTCATGTATCCGATTCATCGTCAAAAGCTAATGATCGCCAAGCTCTTGATTGTACTGATGTTTACGTTTTTATCTATTGTAATATCGGAAATCATCATTACGGCTGCAATTCATTTGCTCAACCAGTTTGTCATAATTGTACCGGATAAGCTTACTCTTTCCATACTAGCCGACCAATCGGCACGTACGCTAATCAATGCCGTTGCCGCCAGTTTTATGGGACTAGTTCCGCTGTATATGGGAATGCGAAGATACTCTGTACCCACGACTATAGTGACCTCGATTCTGATTGTAGCATTGCTTTTCTCCAATAATAACGGTGCTACCCTTAGCTCCATTGCCCCCGTGCAAATCAGCTTCTCTGTGCTGGGAATGCTTGTGGCTTATGCAGCCATTCGGCGCATTGAGTATAAGGATATTGCCTAGTAATAAGGATCAAACATAGAACGCTTTCATAAAAAGATGAAAATCCTTGCTTGATATACACACATTTTTCACTGGACTTCATTCAAAAACAGGTATATCCTATAGGAGAAATTAAAAAACGGAATAAGGATCTTCGGGGTAGGGTGAGATTCCCAACCGGCGGTATGGCTCATGGAGCTAAGCCCGCGACTCTGTATCCGGCAACAGGATACGGACTGATTTGGTGAGATGCCAAAGCCGACG
This window of the Paenibacillus polymyxa genome carries:
- a CDS encoding ABC transporter ATP-binding protein, with translation MTYIVRTHQLTKTLKGNEIVAGVSMNVRKGETYGFLGPNGAGKTTVMKMITNLLKPTLGEIELFGEKLTPQSYHLLGRMGSIIEYPIFYERLTAQQNLELHCEYMGYYNKQAVRDALELVNLRNADDKPVKDFSLGMKQRLGIARAIATKPELLILDEPINGLDPVGIKEIRQLFHMLCKEYGMTLLVSSHILAEIEQIADTIGVINHGRLIEEVSMEQVRDTNTEYIEFTTNDCKKAAYVLSHHLSLNNIRVLNERSIRIYDTSVPQKQITKTLILNDVEVDSIHQKSSTLEDYFLRLLHGGDHHA
- a CDS encoding ABC transporter permease, whose product is MLKLIQLEMKKLHLAGYIRSALIANACILGLLSTIGLDSHIEGVPEFRQYAQLLDLMDNMVRATFIVFASVLLCRFIVGEFKSKSITILFMYPIHRQKLMIAKLLIVLMFTFLSIVISEIIITAAIHLLNQFVIIVPDKLTLSILADQSARTLINAVAASFMGLVPLYMGMRRYSVPTTIVTSILIVALLFSNNNGATLSSIAPVQISFSVLGMLVAYAAIRRIEYKDIA